The Salegentibacter sp. Hel_I_6 region CAGATTACCTGACGATCGGTCATCTCTTTCACCATCTTTTGATAGCCTCCTTGATCCCTTGCAAAAAAAGACACACACTGCCTGACCAGTGTTCTGGAATCATTGACAATAGCCCCCCAAATAATACGGGCTTCCCACCACCGTTCATAGGCTTGATTGGTTCGAAAACCCAAAAGTAGAGCCACCGCAGTACCAAAAACGCCGGTTATTGCAATTGGAATAGAGATTTTTGACAAAAAACCATATTGGTCCATATAGCCAACCAGAATTGAATAACTACCGATAAATATCAGGTCAAATTTTATGGTTTTCAAGAAGTCAAAAATTGATATCCGCTTATTTAAGAGCATATTTAAAAATTATTTAAGTCCGTTCAATAAGTTGTTTGCTTATTCTCATAATGTAAACTATACTTCATTGCCACATTTAGAACAAAATTTTGCATCCATAGGTATTGGTTCTTGACAACTTATGCATTTTACTTTACCTAAAGGCTCGCCATAATGTTGACAAAAAGAAGCATTTTCAGGATTGTCTTTGCCGCATTTTGTACATCTCACAACAACCTTGGGTTCATTAAATCTTGGGTCATTATTTTTACGTTGATGCTTGTTGGAATGATGACCATAATTTCCTCTTAATAAATGTTTTAAAAATCCCATATTGTTTAGTTTAAGTATGTTTCCATATATTCCAACGCCTCGGGCATATCCAACTCGCGGGTTCCGTTCCCTGTTCTGATAAAGAAATGCGAACGATCGCCCAAATTCAAATACACAGGTTTTTGTGATTTGTGAACCCTTACATAACAGATATCCTTTTCTTCAAATTGGTGAAAAGACACTTTAACCAAAGTGCAAAAATGGGTACCCAACTTGAGGGACACCAATTGCATTATATATTGCTCAAACCCGTCCTTGCCAGGTTTTTTTAAAGTACCATAATCCTGTTCCAGCCCCAGAATACTACCTTCATCATCAATTCCGATAATTAAATGCCCTCCTTGGGTGTTCATAAACCCGGCAATTGTTTTTGCTATTACGTCTTCCAAAGCCTTATTCGGTTTAAACTGCCTCAAATCCCATCTCAAGGTAGATTTAAATTCTACTTGCTGGTTTTCTCCTGCCGCAATCAGCTCTCTGATCTCCTCCAGCTTATCTTTTCTTCCGGTCAATTGAAATATTCTTTGCCTGACCATAAACATAAGCGACAAGGCAATGCCCAGCAGTCCAAATAGCAATTTGATTATGGCTTGATCCAAATCCCATGAACTAAATTCCTGCTGATATGAAGCAAGCAGAGATTTCCACCATTCGCCATTACCTCCCTGCATGTCATACATGTGGAGTGAAATAACCAGGGGCTGTATTATAAATAAGCCAAGGGCTAATCCAATGAATATAAAAACAAATACTTTGCGTTTTTTCATTTTTACCTTCTTTTATAAGCCATAGGTGCCATCGCTTTCGATGCCTGTGCCTTATAACTACTTCTTCTTATCCTGAAGGACTTTCTTCTTTTGTTCAAATTCCTCATCGCTTATCTTCTGTTTAAATTTATTTAACTTTTTTAATGATTTTCTTTCTCCATCCATTCCTTGGCCAAATCTTTTTCTTCAGGGCTAAAGAATTTAATATGTGTCCTTGTAAAGGGAATCAAAACTTCCGTAAACTGTTCCTTCCATTTTGTATTTCCCACCAATGCAACCTTTTTAACGCGTTCTTCATTCGGAAGTTTCAGTTCAATGCCCTTCCAATACGCACTTGCGGTCCACCCCTCAAAATTTTCCATTTCAATATACCAGTACACTTTATGGTTTGCCTGTATATGGTTTTTT contains the following coding sequences:
- a CDS encoding STAS/SEC14 domain-containing protein; translated protein: MMKIYKKESKVYMVAQNRLDATDYDNLISQLKNHIQANHKVYWYIEMENFEGWTASAYWKGIELKLPNEERVKKVALVGNTKWKEQFTEVLIPFTRTHIKFFSPEEKDLAKEWMEKENH
- a CDS encoding helix-turn-helix domain-containing protein, with protein sequence MKKRKVFVFIFIGLALGLFIIQPLVISLHMYDMQGGNGEWWKSLLASYQQEFSSWDLDQAIIKLLFGLLGIALSLMFMVRQRIFQLTGRKDKLEEIRELIAAGENQQVEFKSTLRWDLRQFKPNKALEDVIAKTIAGFMNTQGGHLIIGIDDEGSILGLEQDYGTLKKPGKDGFEQYIMQLVSLKLGTHFCTLVKVSFHQFEEKDICYVRVHKSQKPVYLNLGDRSHFFIRTGNGTRELDMPEALEYMETYLN
- a CDS encoding zinc ribbon domain-containing protein yields the protein MGFLKHLLRGNYGHHSNKHQRKNNDPRFNEPKVVVRCTKCGKDNPENASFCQHYGEPLGKVKCISCQEPIPMDAKFCSKCGNEV